A window of the Oncorhynchus masou masou isolate Uvic2021 chromosome 13, UVic_Omas_1.1, whole genome shotgun sequence genome harbors these coding sequences:
- the dusp14 gene encoding dual specificity protein phosphatase 14, with protein MGSRSQGSFFHHHHHHHSSVVPTAVPRLLTENSSLLGGIAQITPNLFLSRGNVASNRSLLLSKGITCVVNATIELPNFNWPHVEYVKVPLADMPHSPLSLYFDSIADKIHSVGRKRGAVLVHCAAGVSRSASLCLAYLMKYHRVSLAEAHAWVKSRRPVIRPNGGFWRQLIDYERKLFGRNSVKMVQTPYGVIPDVYERERRNLAPYWGL; from the coding sequence ATGGGTTCCCGCAGTCAAGGCAGCTTtttccaccatcaccaccaccaccacagctcgGTGGTGCCTACGGCCGTGCCAAGGCTTCTCACAGAGAACAGCAGTCTGCTAGGGGGCATCGCCCAGATCACCCCCAACCTCTTTCTGAGCCGGGGAAACGTGGCGTCCAACCGCAGCCTGCTGCTGTCCAAGGGCATCACCTGCGTGGTTAACGCCACTATCGAGCTGCCCAACTTCAACTGGCCCCACGTGGAGTATGTAAAGGTACCCCTGGCGGACATGccccactcccccctctccctgtacTTCGACAGCATAGCTGATAAGATCCACAGTGTGGGGAGAAAGCGGGGGGCCGTGTTGGTGCATTGTGCTGCAGGGGTGAGCCGCTCAGCCTCCCTGTGCCTGGCCTACCTGATGAAGTACCACCGTGTGTCTCTGGCCGAGGCCCACGCTTGGGTCAAGTCCCGCCGGCCAGTCATCCGGCCCAACGGGGGCTTCTGGCGTCAGCTCATCGACTACGAAAGGAAGCTGTTTGGCAGGAACTCTGTGAAAATGGTACAGACACCTTACGGGGTGATACCTGACGTCTATGAGCGGGAGCGCAGGAATCTGGCACCCTACTGGGGCCTGTAG